A genome region from Mugil cephalus isolate CIBA_MC_2020 chromosome 13, CIBA_Mcephalus_1.1, whole genome shotgun sequence includes the following:
- the si:dkey-76k16.6 gene encoding glycine N-acyltransferase isoform X2: MELTEDQQKTAEIEVKRYLPRSQQVYGYLMLKNRVRSDPVKILVDRWPQFNVIVCKPQWEERGDHFKDMIIFAKDGAALEEIIRKSSVIDWTQNNCFGTSLPHMEIIKALAAEKNVPIEKLAVCHMMILEDIHHLPSIESSGISLSSLDESHVALVNQMWKFGKDEEAVRMIRNMVTNFPSCCVLGADGQPVSWMLTYASCAMGMLYTLPEHRGKGYAKVLISCMAKRHHAQGYPVYCFVEEENVVSYRLLKNMGFTEDPSYRETWCRINQP, translated from the exons atggAGTTGACGGAAGATCAGCAGAAAACAGCTGAGATTGAAGTGAAAAGATATTTACCCCGGTCACAGCAG gtCTACGGTTATTTGATGCTCAAAAACAGAGTCAGATCAGACCCTGTTAAGATCTTAGTGGATAGATGGCCACAGTTCAACGTCATTGTCTGCAAACCACAGTGGGAGGAG AGGGGTGATCACTTCAAAGACATGATCATTTTTGCAAAAGATGGAGCCGCTCTTGAAGAAATAATAAGGAAATCTTCTGTTATTGACTGGACCCAGAACAACTGCTTTG GAACCAGTCTTCCCCACATGGAGATAATCAAAGCActggcagcagaaaaaaatgtgccCATTGAAAAACTAGCAGTGTGTCACATGATGATACTGGAAGACATACATCACCTTCCTTCTATAGAAAG CTCAGGAATCTCACTGAGCTCTCTGGATGAATCGCATGTCGCCTTGGTGAATCAGATGTGGAAGTTTGGAAAGGATGAGGAGGCGGTGAGGATGATCCGGAACATGGTCACAAACTTCCCCTCCTGCTGCGTGCtgggtgctgatggacagccaGTGTCCTGGATGCTGACCTATGCGTCGTGTGCCATGGGAATGTTGTATACTCTACCAGAGCACAGAGGGAAAGGCTACGCTAAAGTACTGATCAGCTGCATGGCTAAGAGACACCACGCTCAGGGTTATCCAGTGTATTGCTTTGTAGAAGAGGAGAATGTCGTCTCCTACAGGCTCCTCAAAAACATGGGCTTCACTGAAGATCCCTCGTACAGGGAAACATGGTGCAGAATAAATCAACCATAA
- the si:dkey-76k16.6 gene encoding glycine N-acyltransferase isoform X1 — MELTEDQQKTAEIEVKRYLPRSQQVYGYLMLKNRVRSDPVKILVDRWPQFNVIVCKPQWEERGDHFKDMIIFAKDGAALEEIIRKSSVIDWTQNNCFGTSLPHMEIIKALAAEKNVPIEKLAVCHMMILEDIHHLPSIERYKAHSDVLIINNSFRRHSQTFSLFRISSGISLSSLDESHVALVNQMWKFGKDEEAVRMIRNMVTNFPSCCVLGADGQPVSWMLTYASCAMGMLYTLPEHRGKGYAKVLISCMAKRHHAQGYPVYCFVEEENVVSYRLLKNMGFTEDPSYRETWCRINQP; from the exons atggAGTTGACGGAAGATCAGCAGAAAACAGCTGAGATTGAAGTGAAAAGATATTTACCCCGGTCACAGCAG gtCTACGGTTATTTGATGCTCAAAAACAGAGTCAGATCAGACCCTGTTAAGATCTTAGTGGATAGATGGCCACAGTTCAACGTCATTGTCTGCAAACCACAGTGGGAGGAG AGGGGTGATCACTTCAAAGACATGATCATTTTTGCAAAAGATGGAGCCGCTCTTGAAGAAATAATAAGGAAATCTTCTGTTATTGACTGGACCCAGAACAACTGCTTTG GAACCAGTCTTCCCCACATGGAGATAATCAAAGCActggcagcagaaaaaaatgtgccCATTGAAAAACTAGCAGTGTGTCACATGATGATACTGGAAGACATACATCACCTTCCTTCTATAGAAAGGTATAAAGCACACAGTGACGTGTTAATCATAAATAATAGTTTCAGACGTCATtctcaaacattttctctgttcCGCATCAGCTCAGGAATCTCACTGAGCTCTCTGGATGAATCGCATGTCGCCTTGGTGAATCAGATGTGGAAGTTTGGAAAGGATGAGGAGGCGGTGAGGATGATCCGGAACATGGTCACAAACTTCCCCTCCTGCTGCGTGCtgggtgctgatggacagccaGTGTCCTGGATGCTGACCTATGCGTCGTGTGCCATGGGAATGTTGTATACTCTACCAGAGCACAGAGGGAAAGGCTACGCTAAAGTACTGATCAGCTGCATGGCTAAGAGACACCACGCTCAGGGTTATCCAGTGTATTGCTTTGTAGAAGAGGAGAATGTCGTCTCCTACAGGCTCCTCAAAAACATGGGCTTCACTGAAGATCCCTCGTACAGGGAAACATGGTGCAGAATAAATCAACCATAA
- the mgme1 gene encoding mitochondrial genome maintenance exonuclease 1 — translation MFILKRVLSVGGTMVPESTSLSVSHFSACQCLRSPKKRSPYSSVDSERYSSLVKSVMSVRITSQSPETLQAEDDYIYGPVVKAQTPARPEKREPKNFHPFLDCKETLETEEQLEPGPPLRISLNRGKGRSSTPSVTRILQQTLSPEQLFYLERWKRKMVEELGEEGFKEYSKNLFRQGKLFHSAVEDILMSGATQKSESCSETPEYPPEAQGYIESVSHILEDVSDVRAIESTVQHDTLNYTGIVDCVARYRGVLCVIDWKTSEKPKPFLSNTYDNPIQVAAYAGALNGDSHYKYQVENGLIVVAYKDGSPAHAHQINSELILEYWKTWLLRLEEFTEHRSSQASSASSEKR, via the exons ATGTTCATTCTTAAGCGTGTTTTGTCCGTCGGAGGCACCATGGTCCCCGAAAGCACCTCCCTGTCTGTGAGTCACTTCTCCGCATGTCAGTGCCTAAGGTCGCCTAAAAAGAGAAGTCCGTACAGCTCCGTGGACAGTGAGCGCTACTCGTCTCTTGTGAAGTCTGTCATGTCTGTCAGGATCACTTCCCAGTCCCCTGAAACCCTTCAGGCGGAAGACGATTACATTTACGGACCTGTTGTCAAAGCTCAGACGCCCGCAAGACCAGAGAAGAGGGAACCTAAAAATTTCCACCCTTTCTTAGACTGTAAAGAGACTCTAGAAACAGAAGAGCAGCTGGAGCCAGGACCTCCACTCCGGATTTCATTAAACAGAGGAAAGGGGAGGTCTTCCACTCCGAGTGTGACCCGGATTCTTCAGCAGACACTTTCCCCGGAGCAACTCTTCTACCTGgagaggtggaagaggaagatggtggAAGAGTTGGGAGAGGAAGGCTTCAAAGAATACAGCAAGA ATTTGTTCAGACAAGGGAAGCTTTTCCATTCAGCTGTGGAGGACATTCTGATGTCGGGTGCAACGCAGAAGAGCGAAAGCTGTTCAGAGACGCCAGAGTATCCGCCTGAGGCTCAGGGATACATCGAGAGCGTCTCTCACATACTGGAGGATGTCAGTGATGTGAGAGCTATTGAAAGCACTGTACAGCATGACACGCTGAACTACACGGGGATTGTGGATTGTGTCGCTCGCTACAg GGGTGTGCTCTGTGTTATTGACTGGAAGACTTCAGAAAAGCCCAAACCATTCCTGAGCAACACGTACGACAACCCCATTCAAGTGGCAGCCTATGCTGGGGCTTTGAACGGCGATAGCCACTACAAATATCAG GTTGAAAATGGCCTCATTGTCGTAGCCTACAAGGACGGTTCGCCTGCCCATGCTCACCAAATCAACTCAGAGCTGATTTTGGAGTACTGGAAAACTTGGTTGCTACGCCTGGAAGAATTCACAGAACATAG atcCAGTCAAGCGTCAAGTGCTTCTTCAGAAAAGAGATGA
- the snx5 gene encoding sorting nexin-5, with protein sequence MTSIDESNKEKLRSVSVDLNSDASLLIDIPDALCERDKVKFTVHTKTTLSSFQKPDFSVPRQHEDFIWLHDALVETEDYAGLIIPPAPPKPDFESPREKMHKLGEGESTMTKEEYTKMKQELEAEYLAVFKKTVQVHEVFLQRLSSHPILSKDRNFQIFLEYDQDLSVRRKNAKEFFGGFFKNMVKSADEVLISGIKEVDEFFEQEKTFLLDYYSKIKDSTAKAEKMTRSHKNIADDYIHISATLNTLSADDSTANKKNLEKLSDLFEKLRKVEGRVASDQELKLTELLRYYMRDIQAAKDLLYRRARALADYENSNKALDKARLKSKDIPQAEEHQQHCLQKFDKLSESGKKELTSFKGRRVVAFRKNLIEMSELEIKHAKNNVALLQGCIELLKSN encoded by the exons ATGACCTCCATAGACGAGAGCAATAAAGAAAAG tTGCGCTCCGTATCTGTGGACTTAAACAGTGATGCCTCTCTACTCATTGACATTCCTGACGCACTCTGTGAAAGGGACAAAGTCAAGTTTACGGTCCATACAAAG ACCACACTTAGCTCTTTCCAGAAGCCAGACTTCTCCGTTCCCAGGCAGCATGAGGATTTCATCTGGTTACACGACGCTCTGGTTGAGACTGAGGACTATGCCGGCTTAATT aTTCCACCAGCACCCCCAAAGCCCGACTTTGAGAGCCCAAGAGAGAAAATGCACAAACTGGGTGAAGGTGAATCCACCATGACCAAGGAGGAGTACACTAAGATGAAGCAAGAACTGGAAGC AGAGTACCTGGCTGTGTTTAAGAAAACTGTCCAAGTGCACGAGGTCTTCCTGCAGAGATTGTCCTCTCATCCGATTTTAAGCAAAGACAGAAACTTCCAGATTTTCTTAGAGTACGACCAGGAT cTCAGCGTGAGGAGGAAGAATGCAAAAGAGTTTTTTGGAGGGTTCTTTAAGAACATGGTCAAGTCTGCTGACGAGGTCCTTATCTCAGGAATAAAG GAAGTCGATGAGTTTTTCGAGCAGGAGAAGACGTTCCTCCTCGACTactacagcaaaataaaagattcCACGGCCAAGGCGGAGAAAATGACCCGTTCGCACAAAA ATATTGCAGATGATTACATCCACATCTCTGCCACTCTGAACACTCTCAGTGCTGATGACAGCACAGCAAATAAGAA gAACCTGGAGAAATTGTCAGACCTGTTTGAGAAGCTCAGA aaaGTGGAGGGAAGAGTTGCATCTGACCAGGAACTGAAACTGACAGAACTGCTAAGATACTACATGAGAGACATCCAGGCTGCTAAG GACCTGCTGTACAGGCGAGCCCGGGCGTTAGCCGACTACGAGAACTCAAACAAAGCTTTGGACAAGGCTCGACTGAAGAGCAAGGACATTCCCCAGGCGGAGGAACATCAGCAGCACTGCCTGCAGAAATTTGACAAGCTCTCCGAATCTGGGAAGAAAG AGCTCACCAGTTTCAAGGGCAGACGTGTTGTGGCCTTCAGGAAGAACCTCATAGAGATGTCTGAGCTTGAGATAAAACACGCCAAG AACAACGTGGCTCTATTGCAGGGATGCATTGAGCTGCTTAAGAGCAACTGA
- the rrbp1a gene encoding ribosome-binding protein 1a isoform X1 gives MDIYDPQTLGIMVFGGFMVISAVGIALVSTFSMKETSYEEALAKQRRELGKMQSVRSDKKKKDKVSEKKSRGKKKEEKPNGKIPEQEKTEEAADAEVDTVIEPAAAPVVAAAPAPVPDPVPEVKSTAAPVAAEPQPKTAAEPSPVAEPSPAPSPKDKKKKKVAKVEPASSRPAPPASAPAPVKSSAAPPVTQAPVAAPTKAAAPSPAPAPVKSAPASAKSAPASAKSAPAPASAKSANAATKSAPAAAPASAKSATAASKSAPAPAKSAPAPAKSGPAPAKSAPAPAKSAPAKSKTTPVLEAVTKDVPVMAVPPVGSQQAPAAAAKAQEPKKKASKKKAEPVVVVDSADAPLYLPYKSLVSTIKSMVFSEGEAHRLIEILSEKVGIIQDTWHMATQKGDPVAMLKKQLEEREKQLATEQEDASIVKNRLRDLTKELSAEKSKVASVETRLSSQLSKREQEMIALQARMQASYQDHVAQTQRLNAKILSLQDQLEKGPNAQLARLQQENTILRDALNQATSQAESKQNAELAKLRQECAKLTKELGEKTESLHADEHVRKGLEAKVSATEKQLALLQTSHAESEQALQRRLEEVCEELRTTQSRNGNLQATLDKAQQDSSTATDFQVHIGKLEAEIKERSAQVDALTKQLEETQAEKGQLVQQVASINSLLEASQNKKEDNDQQANTAELEHLKLSLQEKDSQLSTLHEELKQLQAKQESAENTILELEQRNKSEDAGVITSLQDELKSLKEEMVQLKNTPQLDGSTELAQLQTSVTEKDALVTSLQEELREAKEKTATDAKSLAAFQTETKETLQTLFPQIPVETEQSNWLQIFTQKAQGALSQESQQSPSSTELLEKLKEAEESHGSLQAECEQYRSVLAETEGMLKHLQKSVEEEELVWKAKMANTEEQLKEALQKVSELETENQSVGQMKEQMMLLEAQLEKQSDNHLASEELEQLKLQLSERQSQLDAAQEEAKALKEELEQVREQLGEITVRAQREQNGPAEAQPSQVQKEFIQTTENLHGEVAQRQQLTEEIEQAQSTIAELQAQLDLLKESAETPQSDNEDVTELKERLEKEKKLSNDLGQAATKLQQLLKATQEQLTKERDTVRTLQEHLDGKGEYVELKEGTSV, from the exons ATGGATATCTACGACCCCCAGACCCTAGGAATTATGGTGTTTGGTGGATTCATGGTAATCTCCGCTGTCGGGATTGCCCTTGTCTCCACCTTCTCCATGAAGGAGACCTCTTACGAGGAGGCCCTGGCCAAACAACGCAGAGAGTTGGGTAAGATGCAGTCTGTGCGCtctgacaaaaagaagaaggacaaagTGTCTGAGAAGAAGAGCcgtggaaagaagaaagaagagaagccCAATGGAAAGATCCCGGAGCAGGAGAAAACTGAAGAGGCTGCTGACGCTGAAGTTGACACAGTTATTGAGCCTGCCGCTGCCCCAGTTGTAGCCGCTGCTCCTGCTCCAGTTCCCGACCCTGTTCCTGAGGTTAAATCAACTGCAGCTCCGGTGGCGGCAGAGCCGCAGCCCAAGACTGCTGCTGAACCGAGCCCCGTTGCAGAGCCCTCTCCTGCACCCTCACctaaggacaagaagaagaagaaggtggcgAAGGTTGAGCCGGCCTCTTCCCGGCCTGCTCCACCTGCGTCTGCTCCTGCACCCGTCAAgtcctctgcagctcctccagtgACCCAGGCTCCTGTGGCCGCCCCAACTAAAGCAGCCGCCCCATCCCCTGCACCTGCCCCGGTCAAGTCTGCCCCTGCCTCCGCTAAGTCTGCCCCTGCCTCCGCTAAGTCTGCTCCTGCCCCAGCGTCAGCTAAGTCTGCTAATGCTGCCACCAAATCtgcccctgctgctgctcctgcatcAGCTAAGTCTGCGACTGCTGCATCCAAATCTGCCCCTGCACCAGCCAAATCTGCTCCTGCACCAGCCAAGTCGGGCCCCGCACCAGCCAAGTCTGCCCCTGCACCAGCCAAGTCGGCTCCAGCCAAGTCCAAGACTACCCCAGTCTTGGAGGCTGTCACTAAAGATGTCCCAGTCATGGCCGTGCCTCCAGTGGGATCTCAGCAGgcccctgctgctgcagcgAAAGCACAAGAGCCCAAGAAGAAAGCTTCCAAGAAAAAGGCCGAGCCTG TGGTGGTCGTGGATTCTGCCGATGCTCCGCTCTACCTGCCGTACAAGTCTCTGGTGTCCACCATCAAAAGCATGGTGTTCAGTGAGGGAGAAGCTCACAGGCTCATCGAGATTCTGTCTGAGAAAGTTGGCATCATTCAGGACACCTGGCATATG gcCACTCAAAAAGGAGACCCAGTTGCAATGctgaagaaacagctggaggagagggagaaacagcTGGCGACAGAACAAGAGGACGCTTCAATTgtgaagaaccgtctgagggaccTCACAAAG gagCTGTCTGCTGAGAAGTCCAAGGTGGCCAGCGTGGAGACGAGACTGAGTTCTCAGCTGAGTAAGAGAGAACAAGAAATGATTGCTCTGCAGGCTCGCATGCAGGCCAGCTACCAGGACCATGTGGCCCAGACCCAGAGGCTCAATGCTAAG ATACTGAGCCTGCAGGACCAACTGGAAAAAGGCCCCAATGCCCAACTTGCTCGTCTACAGCAGGAAAACACCATCCTGCGCGATGCTCTCAACCAAGCTACTAGTCAAGCTGAGAGCAA ACAAAATGCCGAACTGGCCAAGCTGCGTCAGGAATGTGCAAAGTTAACCAAGGAGCtgggagagaagacagaaagtcTGCATGCTGATGAGCACGTCAGGAAGGGCCTGGAGGCAAAGGTCTCCGCTACTGAGAAGCAGCTTGCACTGCTACAG ACCAGCCACGCAGAGAGCGAGCAGGCGCTGCAGAGGAGACTGGAGGAGGTGTGTGAGGAGCTGAGAACGACGCAGAGCAGAAACGGGAACCTGCAGGCCACTCTGGACAAGGCCCAACAGGACAGCAGCACAGCCACAG ACTTCCAAGTGCACATTGGGAAATTGGAAGCTGAGATCAAGGAGCGCTCGGCTCAGGTGGACGCACTCAccaagcagctggaggagacacagGCAGAGAAAGGCCAGCTTGTCCAGCAAGTGGCATCCATCAACTCACTGTTGGAGGCCAGTCAGAACAAAAAGGAGGATAACGACCAACAG GCGAATACTGCTGAGCTGGAACATCTTAAGCTCAG CCTCCAGGAGAAAGACAGCCAGCTGAGCACACTTCACGAGGAACTGAAGCAGCTGCAGGCAAAGCAGGAATCTGCT GAGAACACTATTCTTGAGCTCGAGCAAAGGAACAAGAG CGAGGATGCCGGCGTTATCACTTCGCTTCAGGATGAACTCAAAAGCCTCAAAGAAGAAATGGTGCAACTTAAGAACACACCA CAGCTAGATGGCTCCACGGAACTCGCACAACTACAGACCAG TGTGACTGAGAAGGATGCCTTGGTCACATCACTACAAGAGGAACTCagagaagcaaaagaaaagacgGCCACTGATGCA AAGTCTTTGGCtgcttttcaaactgaaaccaaagaaactCTCCAGACACtcttcccacagatacctgTAGAGACAGAGCAG TCCAACTGGTTACAAATATTTACGCAGAAAGCTCAGGGGGCCCTCAGCCAGGAGAGCCAGCAGTCTCCGTCAAGCACA gagCTGCTCGAGAAGCTGAAGGAAGCGGAGGAGAGCCATGGCTCTCTGCAGGCTGAATGTGAACAGTACAGATCGGTTCTAGCCGAAACG gAAGGAATGCTGAAACATCTGCAGAAGagcgtggaggaggaagagctggtATGGAAAGCCAAGATGGCTAACAcggaggagcagctgaaggag GCTTTGCAGAAAGTCAGCGAgctggagacagaaaaccaaagTGTAGGACAG ATGAAGGAGCAGATGATGCTTCTGGAAGCCCAGCTGGAGAAGCAGTCAGACAACCATTTGGCCtcagaggagctggagcag CTGAAGCTGCAGCTGTCTGAGCGTCAGAGCCAGCTGGATGCGGCCCAGGAGGAGGCCAAGGCCCTCAAGGAGGAGCTCGAACAG GTCAGAGAGCAGCTGGGCGAGATCACGGTGCGGGCTCAGCGAGAACAGAATGGCCCAGCTGAGGCCCAACCCAGTCAG GTCCAGAAAGAGTTTATTCAAACAACAGAGAATTTGCACGGGGAGGTGGCTCAAAGGCAGCAGCTCACAGAAGAGATCGAGCAG GCGCAGAGCACTATTGCAGAACTTCAAGCTCAGCTGGATCTTTTAAAGGAATCTGCAGAGACTCCGCAGTCTGACAATGAAGATGTAACTGAGCTCAAG GAGCgcctggagaaggagaagaagctgtCCAATGACCTGGGCCAGGCGGCCACCAAGCTCCAGCAGCTTCTTAAAGCCACTCAGGAGCAGCTGAccaaagagagagacacagtgaGAACACTACAGGAGCACCTGGATGGCAAG ggaGAGTACGTTGAACTGAAGGAAGGGACGTCCGTCTGA
- the rrbp1a gene encoding ribosome-binding protein 1a isoform X2 has translation MDIYDPQTLGIMVFGGFMVISAVGIALVSTFSMKETSYEEALAKQRRELGKMQSVRSDKKKKDKVSEKKSRGKKKEEKPNGKIPEQEKTEEAADAEVDTVIEPAAAPVVAAAPAPVPDPVPEVKSTAAPVAAEPQPKTAAEPSPVAEPSPAPSPKDKKKKKVAKVEPASSRPAPPASAPAPVKSSAAPPVTQAPVAAPTKAAAPSPAPAPVKSAPASAKSAPASAKSAPAPASAKSANAATKSAPAAAPASAKSATAASKSAPAPAKSAPAPAKSGPAPAKSAPAPAKSAPAKSKTTPVLEAVTKDVPVMAVPPVGSQQAPAAAAKAQEPKKKASKKKAEPVVVVDSADAPLYLPYKSLVSTIKSMVFSEGEAHRLIEILSEKVGIIQDTWHMATQKGDPVAMLKKQLEEREKQLATEQEDASIVKNRLRDLTKELSAEKSKVASVETRLSSQLSKREQEMIALQARMQASYQDHVAQTQRLNAKILSLQDQLEKGPNAQLARLQQENTILRDALNQATSQAESKQNAELAKLRQECAKLTKELGEKTESLHADEHVRKGLEAKVSATEKQLALLQTSHAESEQALQRRLEEVCEELRTTQSRNGNLQATLDKAQQDSSTATDFQVHIGKLEAEIKERSAQVDALTKQLEETQAEKGQLVQQVASINSLLEASQNKKEDNDQQANTAELEHLKLSLQEKDSQLSTLHEELKQLQAKQESAENTILELEQRNKSEDAGVITSLQDELKSLKEEMVQLKNTPQLDGSTELAQLQTSVTEKDALVTSLQEELREAKEKTATDAKSLAAFQTETKETLQTLFPQIPVETEQSNWLQIFTQKAQGALSQESQQSPSSTELLEKLKEAEESHGSLQAECEQYRSVLAETEGMLKHLQKSVEEEELVWKAKMANTEEQLKEALQKVSELETENQSVGQMKEQMMLLEAQLEKQSDNHLASEELEQLKLQLSERQSQLDAAQEEAKALKEELEQVQKEFIQTTENLHGEVAQRQQLTEEIEQAQSTIAELQAQLDLLKESAETPQSDNEDVTELKERLEKEKKLSNDLGQAATKLQQLLKATQEQLTKERDTVRTLQEHLDGKGEYVELKEGTSV, from the exons ATGGATATCTACGACCCCCAGACCCTAGGAATTATGGTGTTTGGTGGATTCATGGTAATCTCCGCTGTCGGGATTGCCCTTGTCTCCACCTTCTCCATGAAGGAGACCTCTTACGAGGAGGCCCTGGCCAAACAACGCAGAGAGTTGGGTAAGATGCAGTCTGTGCGCtctgacaaaaagaagaaggacaaagTGTCTGAGAAGAAGAGCcgtggaaagaagaaagaagagaagccCAATGGAAAGATCCCGGAGCAGGAGAAAACTGAAGAGGCTGCTGACGCTGAAGTTGACACAGTTATTGAGCCTGCCGCTGCCCCAGTTGTAGCCGCTGCTCCTGCTCCAGTTCCCGACCCTGTTCCTGAGGTTAAATCAACTGCAGCTCCGGTGGCGGCAGAGCCGCAGCCCAAGACTGCTGCTGAACCGAGCCCCGTTGCAGAGCCCTCTCCTGCACCCTCACctaaggacaagaagaagaagaaggtggcgAAGGTTGAGCCGGCCTCTTCCCGGCCTGCTCCACCTGCGTCTGCTCCTGCACCCGTCAAgtcctctgcagctcctccagtgACCCAGGCTCCTGTGGCCGCCCCAACTAAAGCAGCCGCCCCATCCCCTGCACCTGCCCCGGTCAAGTCTGCCCCTGCCTCCGCTAAGTCTGCCCCTGCCTCCGCTAAGTCTGCTCCTGCCCCAGCGTCAGCTAAGTCTGCTAATGCTGCCACCAAATCtgcccctgctgctgctcctgcatcAGCTAAGTCTGCGACTGCTGCATCCAAATCTGCCCCTGCACCAGCCAAATCTGCTCCTGCACCAGCCAAGTCGGGCCCCGCACCAGCCAAGTCTGCCCCTGCACCAGCCAAGTCGGCTCCAGCCAAGTCCAAGACTACCCCAGTCTTGGAGGCTGTCACTAAAGATGTCCCAGTCATGGCCGTGCCTCCAGTGGGATCTCAGCAGgcccctgctgctgcagcgAAAGCACAAGAGCCCAAGAAGAAAGCTTCCAAGAAAAAGGCCGAGCCTG TGGTGGTCGTGGATTCTGCCGATGCTCCGCTCTACCTGCCGTACAAGTCTCTGGTGTCCACCATCAAAAGCATGGTGTTCAGTGAGGGAGAAGCTCACAGGCTCATCGAGATTCTGTCTGAGAAAGTTGGCATCATTCAGGACACCTGGCATATG gcCACTCAAAAAGGAGACCCAGTTGCAATGctgaagaaacagctggaggagagggagaaacagcTGGCGACAGAACAAGAGGACGCTTCAATTgtgaagaaccgtctgagggaccTCACAAAG gagCTGTCTGCTGAGAAGTCCAAGGTGGCCAGCGTGGAGACGAGACTGAGTTCTCAGCTGAGTAAGAGAGAACAAGAAATGATTGCTCTGCAGGCTCGCATGCAGGCCAGCTACCAGGACCATGTGGCCCAGACCCAGAGGCTCAATGCTAAG ATACTGAGCCTGCAGGACCAACTGGAAAAAGGCCCCAATGCCCAACTTGCTCGTCTACAGCAGGAAAACACCATCCTGCGCGATGCTCTCAACCAAGCTACTAGTCAAGCTGAGAGCAA ACAAAATGCCGAACTGGCCAAGCTGCGTCAGGAATGTGCAAAGTTAACCAAGGAGCtgggagagaagacagaaagtcTGCATGCTGATGAGCACGTCAGGAAGGGCCTGGAGGCAAAGGTCTCCGCTACTGAGAAGCAGCTTGCACTGCTACAG ACCAGCCACGCAGAGAGCGAGCAGGCGCTGCAGAGGAGACTGGAGGAGGTGTGTGAGGAGCTGAGAACGACGCAGAGCAGAAACGGGAACCTGCAGGCCACTCTGGACAAGGCCCAACAGGACAGCAGCACAGCCACAG ACTTCCAAGTGCACATTGGGAAATTGGAAGCTGAGATCAAGGAGCGCTCGGCTCAGGTGGACGCACTCAccaagcagctggaggagacacagGCAGAGAAAGGCCAGCTTGTCCAGCAAGTGGCATCCATCAACTCACTGTTGGAGGCCAGTCAGAACAAAAAGGAGGATAACGACCAACAG GCGAATACTGCTGAGCTGGAACATCTTAAGCTCAG CCTCCAGGAGAAAGACAGCCAGCTGAGCACACTTCACGAGGAACTGAAGCAGCTGCAGGCAAAGCAGGAATCTGCT GAGAACACTATTCTTGAGCTCGAGCAAAGGAACAAGAG CGAGGATGCCGGCGTTATCACTTCGCTTCAGGATGAACTCAAAAGCCTCAAAGAAGAAATGGTGCAACTTAAGAACACACCA CAGCTAGATGGCTCCACGGAACTCGCACAACTACAGACCAG TGTGACTGAGAAGGATGCCTTGGTCACATCACTACAAGAGGAACTCagagaagcaaaagaaaagacgGCCACTGATGCA AAGTCTTTGGCtgcttttcaaactgaaaccaaagaaactCTCCAGACACtcttcccacagatacctgTAGAGACAGAGCAG TCCAACTGGTTACAAATATTTACGCAGAAAGCTCAGGGGGCCCTCAGCCAGGAGAGCCAGCAGTCTCCGTCAAGCACA gagCTGCTCGAGAAGCTGAAGGAAGCGGAGGAGAGCCATGGCTCTCTGCAGGCTGAATGTGAACAGTACAGATCGGTTCTAGCCGAAACG gAAGGAATGCTGAAACATCTGCAGAAGagcgtggaggaggaagagctggtATGGAAAGCCAAGATGGCTAACAcggaggagcagctgaaggag GCTTTGCAGAAAGTCAGCGAgctggagacagaaaaccaaagTGTAGGACAG ATGAAGGAGCAGATGATGCTTCTGGAAGCCCAGCTGGAGAAGCAGTCAGACAACCATTTGGCCtcagaggagctggagcag CTGAAGCTGCAGCTGTCTGAGCGTCAGAGCCAGCTGGATGCGGCCCAGGAGGAGGCCAAGGCCCTCAAGGAGGAGCTCGAACAG GTCCAGAAAGAGTTTATTCAAACAACAGAGAATTTGCACGGGGAGGTGGCTCAAAGGCAGCAGCTCACAGAAGAGATCGAGCAG GCGCAGAGCACTATTGCAGAACTTCAAGCTCAGCTGGATCTTTTAAAGGAATCTGCAGAGACTCCGCAGTCTGACAATGAAGATGTAACTGAGCTCAAG GAGCgcctggagaaggagaagaagctgtCCAATGACCTGGGCCAGGCGGCCACCAAGCTCCAGCAGCTTCTTAAAGCCACTCAGGAGCAGCTGAccaaagagagagacacagtgaGAACACTACAGGAGCACCTGGATGGCAAG ggaGAGTACGTTGAACTGAAGGAAGGGACGTCCGTCTGA